The following proteins come from a genomic window of Streptococcus oralis:
- a CDS encoding helix-turn-helix transcriptional regulator, translating into MAKNLKLKLARVERDLTQGDLAEAVGVTRQTIGLIEAGKYNPSLSLCQSICRCLGKTLDQLFWEEEDEE; encoded by the coding sequence GTGGCTAAAAATTTAAAGTTAAAATTAGCTCGGGTGGAGCGTGATTTAACACAAGGGGATTTGGCAGAAGCTGTGGGCGTTACTAGGCAGACTATAGGCTTGATTGAAGCTGGGAAATACAATCCGAGTCTCTCCCTCTGCCAGTCCATTTGCAGATGCTTAGGAAAAACATTAGACCAACTATTTTGGGAGGAAGAAGATGAAGAATAG
- a CDS encoding DUF6773 family protein encodes MKNRKKLVIKDERTEKLDGKISGEILLGMCLFLALEIFAKVYIFNLTLLSYLPELLLLIGVGLYAIIRRMYVGIDIRDIVENTGKERILSALGFSIVILLIDIVGNREELVSLLTWKYSLKVVLAVIIYLVGSYSMDRVILYLNRRNQQVWEEEDEK; translated from the coding sequence ATGAAGAATAGAAAAAAACTTGTGATCAAAGATGAACGTACGGAAAAATTGGATGGAAAGATTTCAGGAGAAATTCTTTTGGGAATGTGCCTATTTTTGGCACTGGAAATTTTTGCCAAAGTTTATATTTTTAATTTAACGCTTCTATCCTATTTACCAGAATTACTTTTATTGATTGGAGTAGGTTTGTATGCCATTATTCGCCGCATGTATGTAGGAATTGATATTCGAGATATTGTTGAGAATACTGGAAAAGAAAGAATTTTATCTGCTTTGGGATTTTCTATAGTGATTTTATTGATTGATATCGTAGGCAATCGCGAGGAACTGGTCAGTCTATTGACTTGGAAGTACTCCCTAAAAGTGGTTCTAGCAGTTATCATCTATCTAGTTGGGAGTTATTCTATGGATAGAGTTATCCTATACTTGAATCGCAGAAATCAGCAAGTTTGGGAGGAAGAAGATGAAAAATA